One window of the Lepeophtheirus salmonis chromosome 7, UVic_Lsal_1.4, whole genome shotgun sequence genome contains the following:
- the CCT3 gene encoding T-complex protein 1 subunit gamma yields the protein MMLGGGPRGPGPVLVLSNNTKRDNGRKVQRENIGAGKTIGDVVRTCLGPKAMLKMLMDPMGGIVMTNDGNAILREITVQHPAAKTLIEIARTQDQEVGDGTTSVIVLTAEILNSSMKFIEDNMHPTIIIQAYRQALEDTIDILKNKVATPVNVTDEKAMIEVIRSCIGTKFVSKWGDMACQIALRAVKLVSIKEGGDTKEIDIKRYAKIEKIPGGAIEDSCVLEGVMFNKDVTHAKMKRRIENPRILLLDCNLEYKKGESQTNIEMMKEEDFSKILEMEETYIKKVCDDIIQFKPDIVITEKGVSDLAQHYLLKAGITALRRLRKTDNLRVARACGATIVNRTDEITEKDIGTGAGLFEVRKIGDEYFSFIEKCKDPKACTILLRGASKDILNEIERNLQDALNVARNIVFDPYLVPGGGAVEMEVSRYMTEKSKDYKGVLQWPYLSLASSFEIIPQTLIQNCGASTIRSLTALRAKHSDKENKNWGINGITGELADMSKLGIWEPLAVKLQTYKTAIETAILLLRIDDIVSGSKKNSEPASGGGAAMPTDESMRE from the coding sequence ATGATGTTAGGAGGTGGACCAAGAGGGCCTGGACCCGTCCTTGTTCTTAGTAACAATACAAAGAGAGATAATGGGCGCAAAGTTCAAAGAGAAAATATCGGCGCCGGTAAAACGATTGGAGATGTTGTGAGAACTTGCCTTGGGCCCAAGGCCATGCTGAAAATGTTGATGGATCCTATGGGAGGAATCGTGATGACGAATGATGGAAATGCAATTCTTCGCGAGATCACGGTTCAGCATCCTGCTGCTAAAACCCTGATCGAGATTGCTCGTACTCAAGATCAAGAAGTGGGAGATGGAACGACGTCCGTCATCGTTCTGACGGCCGAGATTCTCAACAGCTCCATGAAGTTCATTGAGGACAACATGCATCCCACCATCATTATTCAAGCCTATCGTCAAGCCCTCGAGGACACGATTGATATCCTTAAAAACAAGGTTGCCACACCTGTGAATGTAACGGACGAAAAAGCGATGATTGAGGTTATTCGATCCTGCATTGGTACTAAATTTGTGTCTAAATGGGGAGACATGGCCTGTCAAATTGCACTGAGAGCCGTTAAGTTAGTTTCCATTAAGGAGGGTGGAGACACCAAGGAAATTGACATCAAGCGCTATGCCAAAATTGAAAAGATTCCTGGTGGAGCCATTGAGGACTCCTGCGTTTTGGAGGGTGTTATGTTCAATAAAGACGTAACCCATGCCAAAATGAAGCGTCGTATTGAAAATCCTCGTATTCTTCTTTTGGACTGTAACTTGGAATACAAGAAAGGAGAGTCTCAAACCAACATTGAAATGATGAAGGAAGAAGACTTTTCCAAGATTTTGGAAATGGAGGAAACCTACATCAAGAAAGTCTGTGATGATATTATTCAATTCAAACCTGATATCGTTATTACAGAAAAGGGAGTCTCTGATCTTGCTCAACATTATCTTTTGAAGGCTGGTATCACAGCACTCCGTCGTCTCAGAAAAACGGATAATTTGAGGGTTGCTAGAGCCTGTGGAGCCACTATTGTAAATCGCACGGATGAAATTACTGAAAAAGATATTGGTACCGGGGCTGGTCTCTTTGAAGTTCGCAAGATCGGAGATGAATACTTCAGTTTCATCGAGAAATGTAAGGATCCCAAGGCTTGTACCATTCTTTTGAGAGGTGCAAGTAAGgacattttgaatgaaattgaaAGGAACCTACAAGATGCCCTAAATGTTGCTAGAAATATTGTCTTTGATCCTTATCTGGTTCCCGGAGGAGGAGCTGTAGAGATGGAAGTTAGTAGATACATGACTGAAAAGTCTAAGGATTATAAGGGTGTTTTACAATGGCCTTATCTATCCCTTGCTTCTTCCTTCGAAATAATTCCTCAaacattaattcaaaattgtggTGCAAGTACCATTCGATCTCTTACTGCCTTGCGTGCTAAGCACTctgataaggaaaataaaaattggggcATAAATGGTATCACAGGAGAATTAGCAGACATGAGCAAACTTGGTATTTGGGAACCCTTGGCCGTTAAATTACAAACCTACAAGACCGCCATTGAAACGGCCATTCTCCTCCTCCGTATTGATGACATCGTTTCTGGGTCCAAAAAGAATAGCGAACCCGCCAGTGGAGGAGGGGCAGCTATGCCCACTGATGAAAGTATGAGGGAATAA